A window of Prolixibacter sp. SD074 contains these coding sequences:
- a CDS encoding nitrophenyl compound nitroreductase subunit ArsF family protein, with translation MKNYFLISIIALAVFTACKPGHQKEAQRKAAMETDTIISIPPHTVNVYYFHGDKPCTTCQAVGNVAKETVMKYFADSMNVHFIDININRKPNRKLTRYYHVTNTSIVVAGREGYDNLTKEAFDYAVKKPDKLEIIIKETIMQREEYNR, from the coding sequence ATGAAAAACTACTTCCTTATATCCATCATAGCGCTGGCTGTATTTACAGCCTGCAAACCAGGGCATCAAAAGGAAGCGCAGCGAAAAGCAGCCATGGAGACCGACACAATCATTTCGATTCCGCCCCACACGGTGAATGTATATTATTTTCACGGCGATAAACCCTGCACCACATGCCAGGCCGTGGGTAATGTAGCGAAAGAAACGGTGATGAAATACTTTGCCGATTCGATGAATGTTCACTTTATCGACATCAATATTAACCGGAAGCCTAACCGTAAACTGACCCGCTACTACCATGTTACCAATACATCCATCGTAGTTGCCGGACGCGAAGGGTACGATAACCTGACCAAAGAGGCGTTTGATTATGCTGTTAAAAAGCCTGATAAACTGGAAATAATAATAAAGGAAACTATTATGCAACGGGAAGAGTATAACAGATAA
- the nfo gene encoding deoxyribonuclease IV, translating to MKYIGAHVSAAGGVENAPANAHAIGAKAFALFTKNQRQWAAKPLSQESIDGFKGNCEKYGYNPKHILPHDSYLINLGHPEKEGLQKSRDAFLDEMQRCEQLGLSLLNFHPGSHLNKISEKECLTRIAGSINLALEKTRGVTAVIENTAGQGTNLGFSFEQLAEIIDQVEDKPRVGVCIDTCHAFTSGYDLVTDEGYAETFGNFEEIIGLHYLKGIHLNDSKKELGSHVDRHDSIGKGFIGKEAFRRMAQDSRFDDIPIILETPDTEAWPEEIAMLYGFANE from the coding sequence ATGAAATACATAGGAGCACACGTGAGTGCAGCCGGAGGTGTGGAAAACGCGCCGGCGAATGCCCATGCCATCGGGGCGAAAGCTTTTGCCCTTTTTACGAAGAACCAAAGGCAGTGGGCAGCCAAACCGCTCTCGCAGGAAAGTATTGACGGTTTCAAGGGCAACTGCGAAAAATACGGTTACAACCCGAAGCACATTTTGCCGCACGATAGTTACCTTATTAACCTGGGGCATCCCGAAAAGGAAGGCCTGCAAAAATCGCGGGATGCGTTTCTAGACGAGATGCAGCGTTGTGAACAGTTGGGGTTATCGTTACTCAACTTCCATCCGGGAAGTCACCTGAATAAAATTTCGGAAAAGGAATGCCTGACCAGGATTGCCGGTTCCATCAATCTGGCTCTGGAGAAAACCAGGGGCGTGACGGCTGTTATTGAAAATACAGCCGGACAGGGAACCAACCTGGGCTTTTCGTTCGAACAGCTGGCGGAAATCATCGACCAGGTGGAAGACAAGCCGCGGGTGGGGGTATGCATCGATACCTGCCATGCGTTTACATCCGGCTACGATTTGGTAACTGATGAAGGATATGCGGAAACGTTCGGGAACTTTGAGGAAATTATCGGGCTGCATTACCTGAAGGGTATTCATCTGAACGATTCGAAAAAGGAGTTGGGCAGTCACGTCGATCGGCACGATAGCATTGGCAAAGGTTTCATCGGGAAGGAGGCATTCCGCCGGATGGCGCAGGATAGCCGTTTCGATGACATTCCCATTATTCTGGAGACGCCGGACACGGAAGCCTGGCCCGAAGAAATTGCTATGTTGTACGGGTTTGCCAACGAGTAG